From Neomonachus schauinslandi chromosome 12, ASM220157v2, whole genome shotgun sequence, the proteins below share one genomic window:
- the TMEM209 gene encoding transmembrane protein 209, with protein sequence MMQGETNPSASLIDRTIKMRKETEAKKVVLAWGLLNVSMAGMIYTEMTGKLISSYYNVTYWPLWYIELALASLFSLNALFDFWRYFKYTVAPTSLVVSPGQQTLLGLKTAVVQTTPPHDLAATQIPPSPPSPSIQGQSVLSYSPSRSPSTSPKFTTSCITGYSPQLQGLSSGGSGSYSPGVTYSPVSGYNKLASCSPSASSPYPATVGPAESSGLRSRYRSSPTVYNSPTDKEDYMTDLRTLDTFLRSEEEKQHRVKLGSPDSTSPSTSPTFWNYNRSMGDYAQTLKKFQYQLACRSQAPCANKDEADLSSKQAAEEVWARVTMNRQLLDHMDSWTAKFRNWINETILVPLVQEIESVSTQMRRMGCPELQIGEASITSLKQAALVKAPLIPTLNTIVQYLDLTPNQEYLFERIKELSQGGCMSSFRWNRGGDFKGRKWDTDLPTDSAIIMHVFCTYLDSRLPPHPKYPDGKTFTSQHFVQTPNKPDVTNENVFCIYQSAINPPHYELIYQRHVYNLPKGRNNMFHTLLMFLYIIKTKESGMLGRVNLGLSGVNILWIFGE encoded by the exons atgcaAGGGGAGACAAATCCTAGTGCTTCCCTCATTGACAGAACCATcaagatgagaaaagaaacagaagctaaGAAAGTAGTTTTAGCCTGGGGACTCCTAAATGTATCTATGGCTGGAATGATATATACTGAAAT GACTGGAAAATTGATTAGTTCATATTATAATGTGACATACTGGCCCCTCTGGTATATTG AGCTTGCCCTTGCATCCCTCTTCAGCCTAAACGCCTTATTTGATTTTTGGAGATATTTCAAATACACTGTGGCACCAACAAGTCTGGTTGTTAGCCCTGGACAGCAAACACTTTTAGGGTTGAAAACAGCTG tTGTACAGACTACTCCTCCACATGATCTGGCAGCAACCCAgatccctccctctccaccttcTCCTTCAATTCAGGGTCAGAGTGTGTTGAGTTATAGCCCATCTCGTTCACCCAGTACCAGCCCCAAGTTCACCACCAGCTGTATAACTGGATATAGCCCTCAGCTGCAAGGTCTGTCATCAGGGGGCAGCGGTTCCTATAGCCCTGGAGTGACTTACTCTCCTGTCAGTGGTTATAATAAG tTGGCAAGCTGTAGTCCCTCTGCTTCTTCTCCGTACCCTGCTACTGTTGGACCAGCGGAGAGCAGTGGATTGAGGTCTCGCTACCGGTCTTCACCCACCGTCTATAATTCCCCTACTGACAAAGAAGACTACATGACAGATCTACGAACTTTGGATACTTTTCTTAGAAGTGAAGAAGAGAAACAGCATAGAGTTAAGCTGG GGAGTCCAGACTCTACCTCGCCTTCCACCAGTCCTACTTTCTGGAACTACAATCGTTCTATGGGAGATTATGCACAAACTTTAAAGAAGTTTCAGTATCAACTTGCCTGTAGGTCTCAGGCCCCCTGTGCTAACAAAGATGAAGCTGATCTCAGTTCTAAACAAGCTGCAGAGGAg gtTTGGGCAAGAGTGACTATGAATAGACAACTTCTTGATCATATGGATTCATGGACAGCTAAGTTCAGAAAT TGGATCAATGAGACAATATTAGTGCCATTGGTACAAGAGATCGAGTCTGTGAGCACACAGATGAGACGAATGGGCTGTCCTGAGCTTCAGATAGGAG aggcTAGCATTACTAGCTTGAAACAAGCTGCGCTGGTCAAAGCTCCTCTCATTCCAACTTTGAATACAATTGTGCAGTATCTAGACCTTACACCAAATCAGGAATACTTGTTTGAAAGGATCAAAG aactttctcagggAGGCTGTATGAGTTCATTTCGATGGAATAGAGGTGGAGACTTCAAAGGACGCAAGTGGGATACAGACCTGCCCACTGATTCTGCT ATCATCATGCATGTATTTTGCACCTACCTCGATTCCAGATTACCTCCACATCCTAAGTACCCTGACGGAAAAACATTTACTTCTCAGCACTTTGTTCAGACACCAAATAAACCAG ATGTGACAAATGAGAATGTTTTTTGCATTTATCAGAGTGCTATCAACCCTCCCCATTATGAGCTAATCTACCAGCGTCATGTCTACAATCTTCCAAAG GGCCGAAATAATATGTTTCATACATTGTTAATGTTCCTCTACATCATAAAGACTAAAGAGTCAGGAATGCTTGG